One Nitrospina watsonii DNA segment encodes these proteins:
- a CDS encoding FG-GAP repeat domain-containing protein yields the protein MGFTNTRGSAMWLGVFAGLLGWLGGCNFSMPEPPPDVFSRYNTLKVGWGPVFLAHGDFNRDGNADLVVANSKDHSLSFLFGKGDGTFQPAQDLKVPVEPSFIVVTDLNHDENPDLIFNSEGNQTFQVLLGKGQGTFQPMWSVPTGPVPLALIVGDFNADGHKDVAVTLTFSKVEIHFGNGDGGFKRGETYETGSRSISGVAGDFNDDGHEDLLLAVQSSNSSSIRFFSGNSGGTLRLTGRFAEDLRCLTLLKEDMNGDGLYDLVATSAKGDNLYYIPMGTNGKFGRPVSFSGGGGPISLAVGDFDGDHHKDVVVANSRSSSFSLITRHPNGAFRFPVRDYVTGSTPLAIVSTDFNNDGLSDVAVASNTEGTVDIFLGRRVMK from the coding sequence ATGGGATTCACAAATACAAGGGGTTCGGCGATGTGGCTGGGGGTTTTTGCCGGGCTTCTGGGGTGGCTGGGCGGCTGCAATTTTTCCATGCCGGAACCGCCTCCCGACGTGTTCTCCCGGTACAACACGCTGAAAGTGGGTTGGGGACCGGTTTTTCTCGCTCACGGTGACTTCAACCGCGATGGCAATGCCGATCTGGTGGTGGCCAACTCCAAGGACCACAGCCTGAGCTTCCTGTTCGGCAAGGGCGATGGCACCTTCCAGCCCGCACAGGATCTGAAAGTACCGGTCGAGCCTTCCTTCATCGTGGTCACCGACCTCAATCACGACGAAAACCCCGACCTGATCTTCAACAGCGAAGGCAACCAGACGTTCCAGGTCCTGCTCGGGAAAGGCCAGGGAACCTTCCAGCCGATGTGGTCGGTGCCGACGGGCCCTGTTCCGCTGGCCCTGATCGTCGGCGATTTCAATGCCGACGGCCACAAGGATGTGGCGGTGACGCTGACTTTCAGCAAGGTGGAAATCCACTTCGGCAACGGCGACGGCGGTTTCAAACGCGGCGAGACCTACGAGACCGGCTCGCGCTCGATCTCCGGCGTGGCGGGCGATTTCAATGACGACGGGCACGAGGACCTCCTGCTCGCCGTGCAATCCAGCAATTCCAGTTCGATCCGCTTTTTCTCCGGCAACTCCGGCGGCACCCTTCGTCTGACCGGGCGCTTCGCCGAGGACCTGCGTTGTCTCACGCTGTTGAAGGAAGATATGAACGGCGACGGTCTCTATGACCTGGTCGCCACCTCCGCCAAGGGCGACAACCTGTATTACATTCCGATGGGGACCAATGGAAAATTCGGCAGGCCGGTGTCCTTTTCCGGCGGCGGCGGGCCGATCTCCCTGGCCGTCGGCGATTTCGACGGCGACCATCATAAGGACGTGGTGGTCGCCAACTCACGCAGCAGTTCGTTCTCCCTCATCACCCGCCATCCCAACGGCGCGTTCCGTTTTCCGGTGCGCGATTACGTGACCGGCAGCACCCCCCTGGCCATCGTCAGCACCGATTTCAACAACGACGGGCTCTCCGATGTCGCCGTCGCCAGCAATACCGAAGGCACGGTCGATATTTTCCTGGGACGGCGCGTCATGAAATGA
- a CDS encoding single-stranded DNA-binding protein, producing the protein MASVNKVFLLGNLTRDPELRYTPSGAGVASFGLAVNRRYKAGNENKEEVCFVDITVWGKQGENCVEYLNKGSQVMIEGRLQFRSWETDDGQKRNKLDVVANNVQFLGKPGGGGGGGRSMDSYEEEDGMNVKDDIPF; encoded by the coding sequence ATGGCCAGTGTGAATAAAGTATTTTTGTTGGGCAACCTGACCCGCGATCCGGAGTTGCGTTACACCCCGAGCGGCGCCGGCGTGGCCAGCTTTGGCCTGGCGGTCAACCGCCGTTACAAGGCGGGCAACGAAAATAAGGAAGAAGTTTGCTTCGTGGACATCACGGTCTGGGGCAAACAGGGCGAAAACTGCGTGGAGTACCTCAATAAAGGCAGCCAGGTGATGATCGAAGGCCGCTTGCAGTTCCGTTCCTGGGAAACCGACGACGGCCAGAAGCGCAACAAGCTGGACGTGGTGGCCAACAACGTTCAATTCCTCGGCAAGCCCGGCGGCGGTGGCGGAGGCGGCCGCAGCATGGACAGCTACGAGGAAGAAGATGGCATGAACGTCAAAGACGATATTCCGTTCTGA
- a CDS encoding M23 family metallopeptidase → MVDKDVYTIVVFPEATEKPKRFQISKKFAKIALYSSLALAVGCGGALTYLTQQYLQSSEEKIELAQLKRTSKIQKVQIEKFGKRVRTFETEMSRLENFEKKLRIITALDKDSKPKDENWGVGGPHGLSSHSIRTALDKEVQAMLDSLEGDLNILTSQAKLRQVSFHELDEFFKNQRSLLASTPSIWPTRGWVTSGFGYRKSPFTGLPEKHEGLDIASRKGSEIRATADGKVITAGRQYGYGNLVEIDHGYGVISRYGHNSKNVVKVGDRVERGDLIALVGNTGRSTGPHVHYEIIVDGIPANPRNYILED, encoded by the coding sequence ATGGTGGATAAAGATGTTTACACCATAGTGGTTTTTCCCGAGGCCACGGAAAAACCCAAACGGTTCCAGATTTCCAAGAAATTCGCCAAGATTGCACTCTATTCCAGTCTGGCGCTGGCAGTGGGTTGTGGGGGTGCGCTCACCTACCTGACCCAGCAGTATTTGCAGTCCAGCGAGGAGAAGATTGAACTGGCCCAACTGAAACGCACGAGCAAGATCCAGAAGGTGCAGATCGAAAAATTTGGCAAACGGGTGCGTACTTTTGAAACCGAAATGTCCCGTCTGGAAAATTTTGAGAAGAAGCTGCGCATCATCACGGCTCTCGACAAAGACTCCAAACCCAAAGACGAGAACTGGGGCGTGGGCGGACCGCACGGCCTTTCCAGCCACAGCATCCGCACGGCACTGGATAAAGAAGTGCAGGCCATGCTCGACAGCCTGGAAGGGGACCTGAACATCCTCACCAGCCAGGCCAAGTTGCGACAGGTGAGCTTTCATGAGTTGGACGAGTTTTTCAAAAACCAGCGGTCGCTGCTGGCATCCACGCCTTCCATCTGGCCGACCCGCGGTTGGGTGACATCCGGGTTTGGATATCGCAAGTCTCCGTTTACCGGTCTTCCTGAAAAGCACGAGGGTCTGGACATCGCTTCGCGCAAAGGTTCCGAGATTCGCGCCACCGCGGACGGCAAGGTCATCACCGCCGGACGGCAGTATGGTTATGGCAACCTGGTTGAAATCGATCACGGTTATGGCGTCATCAGCCGTTACGGTCACAACTCCAAGAACGTGGTCAAAGTGGGTGACCGGGTGGAGCGTGGCGATCTGATTGCCCTGGTCGGGAACACCGGGCGCAGCACCGGCCCCCACGTGCATTATGAAATCATCGTGGACGGGATTCCGGCCAACCCACGCAACTACATTCTGGAAGATTGA
- a CDS encoding DUF2232 domain-containing protein — protein MNDPLQPRDVFLPFGILLVILALGMLVPPLGVVAGIFVPVPLILIYLRYGKPIGLVSIALVFMAVLMLVGIKQAILYVTEYAVVAAILGETTRLRFPFQRCVLFAAMGSIVLSSLMIVTISAGQEMSLTEVFEQEFRKGADQYIESLEGIEDKPEDKKVLQEMAERVTHLFAMSFPALLIIGSLFATTLNYLLVRWLWLRFYQVGGLFEDADLTRLLIPDNWVWFFIIGTGLAVLADGYLRALGLNLFIVLGGLYFLQGLAIFLHILKAKNIPKVFWFLGFALIFMQPMLVGLVGGLGLFDIWIDFRKIRSAPAEDDEDEDDDIGPLP, from the coding sequence TTGAACGACCCGTTGCAACCCAGGGATGTGTTCCTGCCCTTCGGGATTCTTCTGGTCATCCTGGCATTGGGCATGCTGGTTCCGCCGCTGGGTGTGGTGGCGGGCATATTCGTTCCCGTTCCGCTGATCCTCATTTACCTGCGTTACGGCAAGCCGATTGGGCTGGTCTCCATCGCCCTGGTGTTCATGGCGGTGTTGATGCTGGTCGGGATCAAGCAGGCGATCCTGTACGTTACCGAGTATGCGGTGGTGGCGGCGATTCTGGGCGAGACCACCCGTCTGCGGTTCCCCTTTCAACGCTGTGTGCTGTTTGCAGCGATGGGGTCGATCGTGCTGTCCTCGCTGATGATCGTGACCATCTCGGCGGGACAGGAGATGTCGCTGACCGAGGTGTTCGAGCAGGAGTTCCGCAAAGGCGCGGACCAGTACATCGAGTCGCTGGAAGGCATCGAGGACAAGCCGGAAGACAAAAAGGTTTTGCAGGAGATGGCCGAACGGGTGACGCACCTGTTTGCCATGTCGTTCCCGGCGCTGCTGATCATCGGTTCCCTGTTCGCGACGACGCTGAATTACCTGTTGGTGCGCTGGCTGTGGCTCCGGTTTTACCAGGTGGGCGGCCTGTTTGAAGACGCCGACCTGACGCGGTTGCTGATCCCGGACAACTGGGTGTGGTTCTTCATTATCGGAACCGGACTGGCGGTGCTGGCCGACGGCTATCTGCGCGCCCTGGGGTTGAACCTGTTCATCGTTCTGGGCGGACTGTATTTTCTGCAGGGGCTGGCGATCTTCCTGCATATTTTAAAAGCGAAGAACATCCCGAAGGTTTTCTGGTTTCTCGGGTTTGCGTTGATTTTCATGCAACCCATGCTGGTAGGCCTGGTAGGTGGACTGGGATTGTTCGATATTTGGATTGATTTCCGCAAAATTAGAAGTGCACCGGCAGAAGACGATGAGGACGAGGACGATGACATCGGGCCTTTGCCGTAA
- the dnaB gene encoding replicative DNA helicase: MPDVSDISLRRLPPYSEEAEQYVLAACFGSNDAFARALEILSGEDFYKAAHRKIFSGMQSLFEDNEPIDILTLADRLRREHVLDQVGNLDYLDYLENLVPTAEAIGYHAKIIREKKILRDLIETATEIVTHSYEDSEGAEVILDRAEQSIFQISERRTRRSFFGISEIIKSSFDSIEKLFESPGMVTGIETGYKDLDHMTSGLQPSDLIILAGRPSMGKTSFALDIARFAAGKRQVPTAIFSLEMSKEQLGVRLLCSEARVSSVKLRTGFLAREDWPNLTAAAGRLSESPIFIDDSPQVSTLDVRARARRLKAEHNLGLVIIDYLQLMHGIQKTESRQLEISEISRGLKGLAKELNVPIVALSQLSRAVESRTDKRPLLSDLRESGSIEQDADVVAFIYRDEVYNPETAEEGTAEILIRKQRNGPIGDIKLAFIKEFTRFENLAHHEFETPMVEA; this comes from the coding sequence ATGCCGGATGTCTCCGACATATCGTTAAGACGCCTGCCTCCCTACAGTGAGGAGGCGGAGCAGTATGTCCTCGCCGCCTGTTTCGGCTCCAACGACGCGTTCGCGCGCGCGTTGGAAATCCTGAGTGGGGAGGATTTCTACAAGGCCGCGCATCGCAAGATTTTCAGCGGCATGCAGAGCCTGTTCGAGGACAACGAACCCATCGATATCCTCACCCTGGCCGACCGCCTGCGCCGCGAGCATGTCCTCGACCAGGTCGGCAATCTCGACTACCTCGATTACCTCGAAAATCTGGTGCCCACGGCGGAGGCCATCGGCTACCACGCCAAGATCATCCGCGAAAAGAAAATCCTGCGCGACCTGATCGAGACCGCTACCGAAATCGTCACCCACAGTTATGAGGATTCGGAAGGCGCGGAGGTGATCCTCGACCGCGCCGAGCAATCCATTTTCCAGATCTCCGAACGCCGCACCCGCCGCTCCTTTTTCGGCATCAGCGAGATCATCAAAAGCAGCTTCGATTCCATAGAGAAACTATTCGAAAGTCCGGGCATGGTCACCGGCATCGAGACCGGCTACAAGGACCTCGACCACATGACCTCCGGTCTGCAACCTTCCGACCTGATCATTCTCGCCGGGCGGCCGAGTATGGGCAAAACCAGTTTCGCCCTCGACATCGCCCGCTTTGCCGCCGGCAAGCGCCAGGTGCCGACGGCGATTTTCAGCCTGGAAATGTCGAAGGAACAATTGGGCGTGCGCCTGTTGTGTTCGGAAGCGCGGGTCAGCTCGGTGAAACTGCGCACCGGCTTTCTGGCGCGGGAAGACTGGCCCAACCTGACGGCGGCGGCAGGGCGGCTGTCGGAGTCGCCGATCTTCATCGACGACAGTCCGCAGGTCAGCACGCTGGATGTGCGCGCCCGCGCCCGGCGTTTGAAAGCCGAGCACAACCTGGGGCTGGTGATCATCGATTACCTGCAACTCATGCACGGCATCCAGAAAACCGAAAGCCGCCAGCTGGAAATCTCCGAAATCAGCCGCGGACTGAAAGGGCTGGCGAAGGAGTTGAACGTACCCATCGTGGCCCTGTCGCAGTTGAGCCGCGCGGTGGAGAGCCGCACCGACAAGCGTCCGCTGCTGTCCGATCTGCGTGAGTCCGGTTCCATTGAGCAGGATGCGGATGTGGTCGCTTTCATTTACCGCGACGAGGTGTACAATCCGGAGACTGCGGAAGAGGGGACGGCTGAGATCCTGATTCGCAAGCAGCGTAACGGTCCCATCGGCGATATCAAGCTGGCGTTCATCAAAGAGTTCACTCGATTCGAAAACCTGGCCCATCACGAGTTTGAAACCCCCATGGTCGAAGCCTGA
- the rpsR gene encoding 30S ribosomal protein S18 has product MNKPKKRAFFSQKICRFCAEKIEHIDFYDIKLLKPLISERGKIVPSRISGNCARHQRQLTTAIKRARNIALLPFTVEH; this is encoded by the coding sequence ATGAACAAACCAAAAAAACGCGCTTTTTTTTCACAGAAAATCTGCCGGTTTTGTGCCGAGAAAATCGAGCACATCGATTTTTACGACATCAAGCTGTTGAAGCCGCTGATCTCCGAGCGGGGCAAGATCGTTCCGTCGCGGATTTCCGGCAACTGCGCCCGGCACCAGCGGCAGTTGACGACCGCCATCAAGAGAGCTCGCAACATCGCCCTGCTGCCGTTCACCGTCGAGCATTGA
- the rpsF gene encoding 30S ribosomal protein S6 — MRTYQSVLILKPDLDESHVDQAVEKITALLQKFSGDVLKLERWGKKRLAYKVKKNKFGYYLNMYHTCDAAQVPALEKEYKLMDLIIKFLVIVIDEKDLERAMNRGTDTGEEGTEESKASGKEESDKKESDKKESDKKEPAPAAS; from the coding sequence TTGCGTACCTATCAGTCTGTCCTGATTCTGAAACCTGATCTCGACGAAAGCCACGTCGATCAGGCTGTTGAAAAAATCACCGCGCTCCTCCAGAAGTTCAGCGGCGACGTGCTGAAGCTGGAACGATGGGGCAAAAAGCGCCTTGCCTACAAAGTCAAGAAGAACAAGTTCGGCTACTACCTCAATATGTATCACACCTGTGATGCCGCACAAGTTCCCGCTCTGGAAAAAGAATACAAGCTCATGGATCTCATCATCAAATTTCTGGTGATCGTGATCGACGAAAAGGACCTGGAGCGAGCCATGAACCGGGGAACGGATACCGGCGAGGAAGGCACTGAGGAGTCGAAGGCTTCCGGTAAAGAAGAGTCGGACAAGAAAGAGTCGGACAAGAAAGAGTCGGACAAAAAAGAGCCTGCCCCGGCCGCTTCCTGA
- the secA gene encoding preprotein translocase subunit SecA, with product MVLGLIKKIVGTRNDRELKRIQAYVGRVNELESSIQPLSDEQLQAKTQELKERLKGGEQLDELLPEAFAVVREASWRTLKMRHFDVQLVGGVALHEGKITEMKTGEGKTLVATLPVYLNALTGRGVHVVTVNDYLAKRDAEWMGTVYRFLGLEVGVIYHDMPDEERKKAYRSDVTYGTNNEFGFDYLRDNMKFSAEDFVQRDLHFAIVDEVDSILIDEARTPLIISGPGEESTDKYYVINAIIPKLIKETHFTVDEKARSAALNDDGISMVEKLLNVENLYDPAQIEILHHVNQGLKAHALFKNEVDYVVKDGKVVIIDEFTGRMMSGRRYSDGLHQALEAKEGVTIENENQTLATITFQNYFRMYEKLGGMTGTADTEAEEFNSTYGIEVLVIPTNQPMVREDYADLIYRTEQEKFDAVLEEIRECHEAGRPALVGTISIEKSELLSKHLKKCGIPHNVLNAKHHEQEAEIIAQAGQPKAVTIATNMAGRGTDIVLGEGVQDLGGLHIIGTERHESRRIDNQLRGRSGRQGDNGSSRFFLSLDDDLLRIFGSDRISGLMGKLGMEDGQPIEHAMVTKAVESAQRKVEAHNFEIRKHLLQYDDVMNKQREVIYALRKEILGSNNQKELLYDMADEVLGERIDEFCPEGVYPEEWDIEQVNAYAERVFGVGIAKLEDKELVIGGETRLDLEQCTAEAFHETLMNTVTAHYDAKEAEFGAEVLRYPERMIMLQVLDNLWREHLLAMDHLKEGIGLRGYAQKNPLNEYKKEGFQLFTETNFRMKEEICEFLFKAQITRETVSALEENQERENQKVREHRGGEGEDAKAEPVRRDDKKVGRNDPCPCGSGKKFKKCHGQ from the coding sequence ATGGTATTAGGACTGATCAAAAAAATCGTCGGCACCCGCAACGACCGCGAGTTGAAACGCATCCAGGCTTACGTGGGGCGGGTCAATGAACTGGAATCCAGCATTCAGCCTTTGTCGGACGAACAGTTGCAGGCGAAAACCCAGGAGTTGAAGGAGCGTCTGAAAGGTGGCGAGCAACTCGATGAACTCCTGCCGGAAGCGTTTGCGGTGGTGCGGGAAGCCAGTTGGCGTACGCTCAAGATGCGGCACTTCGATGTGCAGTTGGTCGGTGGCGTGGCCCTGCATGAAGGCAAGATCACCGAAATGAAAACCGGTGAGGGTAAAACGCTGGTCGCCACCCTGCCGGTGTACCTCAACGCGTTGACGGGCCGCGGCGTGCACGTGGTCACCGTCAACGACTACCTGGCCAAGCGCGACGCGGAATGGATGGGAACGGTCTATCGCTTTCTGGGTCTTGAAGTGGGCGTGATTTATCACGACATGCCCGATGAGGAACGTAAAAAAGCCTACCGCTCTGACGTCACCTACGGCACCAACAACGAATTCGGGTTCGACTACCTGCGCGACAACATGAAGTTTTCCGCCGAGGATTTTGTGCAGCGGGATTTGCATTTCGCCATCGTGGACGAGGTGGACAGCATCCTCATCGACGAGGCGCGCACGCCGCTCATCATCTCCGGTCCCGGTGAAGAGTCCACGGACAAGTACTACGTCATCAATGCCATCATTCCCAAGCTGATAAAGGAAACGCATTTCACAGTGGATGAAAAGGCGCGGTCGGCGGCGCTCAACGACGACGGCATATCGATGGTTGAAAAACTGCTCAATGTTGAAAACCTGTACGACCCAGCGCAGATTGAAATCCTGCACCACGTCAACCAGGGACTCAAGGCGCACGCGCTGTTTAAGAATGAAGTGGATTACGTGGTGAAAGACGGCAAGGTCGTTATCATCGACGAGTTCACGGGGCGGATGATGTCCGGCCGCCGTTACAGCGACGGTCTGCACCAGGCGCTGGAAGCGAAAGAAGGGGTGACGATTGAAAATGAAAACCAGACACTGGCCACCATCACCTTTCAGAATTATTTCCGGATGTATGAAAAACTGGGTGGCATGACCGGTACCGCTGACACGGAAGCCGAAGAGTTCAACTCGACTTATGGCATCGAGGTGTTGGTGATCCCGACCAACCAGCCGATGGTGCGGGAAGATTACGCCGATCTCATTTACCGCACGGAACAGGAAAAGTTCGATGCCGTTCTCGAAGAGATCCGCGAATGTCATGAAGCGGGCCGTCCGGCGCTGGTCGGAACCATTTCCATCGAAAAATCCGAATTGTTGAGCAAGCACCTGAAAAAATGTGGCATCCCCCACAACGTACTGAACGCCAAGCATCACGAGCAGGAAGCGGAGATCATCGCGCAGGCGGGACAGCCGAAGGCCGTCACCATCGCCACCAACATGGCCGGCCGCGGTACGGACATTGTGTTGGGGGAGGGCGTTCAGGATTTGGGAGGACTGCACATCATCGGCACGGAACGCCACGAAAGCCGTCGCATCGACAACCAGTTGCGCGGTCGTTCCGGTCGCCAGGGCGATAACGGATCGTCGCGGTTTTTCCTGTCACTGGATGACGACCTGTTGCGCATTTTCGGATCCGATCGGATTTCCGGGCTCATGGGTAAACTGGGTATGGAGGACGGCCAACCCATCGAGCACGCCATGGTCACCAAGGCGGTGGAAAGCGCCCAGCGCAAGGTGGAAGCACACAATTTTGAAATCCGCAAACACCTGCTGCAATACGACGATGTCATGAACAAGCAGCGCGAGGTGATCTATGCGTTGAGGAAAGAAATCCTGGGGTCGAACAACCAGAAGGAATTGTTGTACGACATGGCCGACGAAGTGCTGGGAGAACGCATCGATGAATTCTGTCCGGAGGGAGTGTATCCGGAAGAATGGGACATCGAGCAGGTCAACGCCTACGCCGAGCGGGTGTTCGGAGTCGGCATCGCCAAACTTGAGGACAAAGAATTGGTGATTGGCGGCGAGACCCGTCTTGATTTGGAACAGTGCACGGCGGAGGCGTTCCACGAAACGCTCATGAATACGGTGACCGCGCACTATGACGCCAAGGAAGCGGAATTCGGCGCGGAAGTCTTGCGCTATCCGGAACGCATGATCATGCTTCAGGTGCTGGACAACCTGTGGCGTGAACACCTGTTGGCCATGGACCACCTGAAGGAAGGCATCGGTTTGCGCGGCTATGCGCAGAAAAACCCGCTGAACGAGTACAAAAAGGAAGGCTTTCAGTTATTCACCGAGACCAATTTCCGCATGAAGGAAGAGATCTGCGAGTTT
- the rplI gene encoding 50S ribosomal protein L9, giving the protein MKLLLLEEVDKLGALGEEVEVKDGYGRNYLIPQGKAILATAKTVKQFNHHKGLIQRKLKKLKGEAETQAETLGKLKIQITKKVGEQGKLFGSVTSQEIADLVEAQGVEIDRRKLQLNEPIKALGEFKVPLKLHPEVTAEIHVTVVGEEEPKAEAAAQAEANETESA; this is encoded by the coding sequence ATGAAACTTTTACTACTCGAAGAAGTCGATAAACTGGGCGCTCTCGGAGAAGAGGTGGAGGTCAAGGACGGCTATGGCCGCAATTACCTCATCCCGCAGGGCAAAGCCATTCTGGCCACGGCCAAGACGGTCAAACAGTTCAACCACCACAAGGGCCTGATTCAGCGCAAGCTCAAAAAGCTGAAAGGCGAGGCGGAGACGCAGGCCGAGACCCTTGGCAAGTTAAAGATCCAGATCACCAAGAAGGTCGGCGAGCAGGGCAAGCTGTTCGGTTCGGTGACCTCGCAGGAGATCGCGGATCTGGTGGAAGCACAAGGCGTGGAGATCGACCGCCGCAAGCTTCAATTGAACGAACCGATCAAGGCGCTGGGTGAGTTCAAGGTTCCCCTCAAGCTGCATCCGGAAGTCACGGCGGAAATTCATGTGACCGTGGTCGGCGAGGAAGAACCGAAGGCGGAAGCGGCTGCGCAAGCCGAAGCGAACGAAACCGAATCCGCTTGA
- a CDS encoding tetratricopeptide repeat protein yields MSRLLMMMRSLLMVCLCAAMLPVSVNAQAPHMEWDRLAPLQKGEIYLLRKKPAQALEIFRNLWRQEPHNHYAVRGIVRAYQVAGQLDESQTFFQNFVNENPEAAPAWYGLGYTYYQLEKYQEAKQPLQRAVELDSKLALAWNALGATLTHLKEYDAALEHVKRAIAVHPSELMFYRNLKMIYERMGKPDRFENEYRYHLKSGHTEVAKQYGLILAQSLRQASFRDYSAGNKEEATQRTREMLQVYMEINHITGVVAAHFSLGLLLEETGDREGARSQYREVLKINPNHLQARDRIRDLEDKND; encoded by the coding sequence ATGTCCCGTCTTTTAATGATGATGCGTTCCCTGCTGATGGTTTGCCTGTGCGCGGCGATGCTGCCTGTTTCCGTAAACGCGCAGGCGCCGCATATGGAATGGGACCGGCTGGCTCCGTTGCAGAAGGGCGAGATTTATCTGCTGCGCAAGAAACCGGCGCAGGCGCTGGAAATTTTTCGCAACCTGTGGCGGCAGGAACCGCACAACCATTACGCCGTGCGTGGCATCGTGCGTGCCTATCAGGTGGCCGGGCAACTCGACGAGTCGCAAACCTTCTTCCAGAATTTCGTGAACGAAAATCCGGAAGCGGCGCCCGCCTGGTACGGTCTCGGTTATACGTATTACCAGTTGGAGAAATATCAGGAGGCCAAACAGCCGTTGCAGCGCGCCGTCGAACTGGATTCCAAACTGGCGCTTGCATGGAATGCACTGGGCGCGACGCTGACCCATCTCAAGGAGTATGACGCCGCGCTCGAACACGTGAAGCGTGCCATCGCCGTGCATCCTTCCGAATTGATGTTCTACCGCAACCTCAAAATGATTTATGAGCGGATGGGGAAGCCGGATCGGTTTGAAAACGAGTACCGCTATCATTTGAAGTCGGGCCACACCGAGGTGGCGAAGCAGTATGGTCTGATTCTGGCGCAGAGTCTTCGGCAGGCCAGCTTCCGCGATTACTCCGCCGGCAATAAAGAGGAAGCCACTCAACGCACCCGGGAGATGCTACAGGTTTACATGGAAATCAACCACATTACGGGAGTGGTGGCGGCGCACTTCAGTTTGGGCCTGCTGCTGGAAGAAACCGGTGACCGGGAAGGAGCCCGCTCGCAATACCGGGAGGTCTTAAAAATCAATCCCAACCACCTCCAGGCGCGGGACAGAATCCGTGATTTGGAGGATAAAAATGACTGA